A single window of Hymenobacter sp. APR13 DNA harbors:
- the rsgA gene encoding ribosome small subunit-dependent GTPase A encodes MTGTVVKSTGSWYVVRETGTGQLHRCRLRGKFKIKGLKVSNPLAVGDEVAFTVEEQTEGAGVIHHIEPRRNYIIRRSVHKTEHAHIVAANLDQAMLVVTLVSPATSFGFIDRFLVTAEAYRIPVTLLFNKTDLYDEDLADYQEQILDMYQRIGYPGMRCSAHTGEGVAEIDAQLNGKTTLLSGHSGVGKSTLINALVPDLDLKTAEISEFSDKGVHTTTFAEMLEVRPGTFLIDTPGIKELGLVDMKAGELAHYFPEMRALLNQCRYHNCQHLHEPGCAVREAVDKGRIALPRYDSYVSMQQADDNRK; translated from the coding sequence ATGACCGGAACCGTTGTAAAATCCACAGGCTCGTGGTATGTGGTGCGCGAAACCGGCACGGGGCAGCTGCACCGCTGCCGACTGCGCGGCAAGTTCAAGATCAAAGGCCTGAAAGTGAGCAACCCGCTGGCCGTGGGCGACGAGGTGGCCTTCACGGTAGAAGAGCAGACCGAAGGTGCCGGCGTAATCCACCACATCGAGCCGCGCCGCAATTACATCATCCGGCGCTCGGTGCACAAAACTGAGCACGCCCACATCGTCGCCGCCAACCTCGACCAGGCCATGCTGGTGGTCACGCTGGTTTCGCCGGCTACCTCGTTCGGCTTCATCGACCGGTTTCTGGTGACGGCCGAGGCCTACCGGATTCCCGTGACGCTGCTTTTCAACAAAACTGACCTCTACGACGAAGACCTCGCTGACTACCAGGAGCAGATTCTGGACATGTACCAGCGCATCGGCTACCCGGGCATGCGCTGCTCGGCCCACACCGGCGAGGGCGTGGCGGAAATCGACGCCCAGCTCAACGGCAAAACCACCCTGCTCTCCGGCCACTCCGGCGTGGGCAAAAGCACGCTCATCAATGCACTGGTGCCCGACCTGGACCTGAAAACCGCCGAAATCAGCGAGTTTTCCGACAAGGGCGTGCACACCACCACCTTTGCTGAGATGCTGGAAGTGCGCCCCGGCACCTTCCTCATCGACACGCCCGGCATCAAGGAACTGGGCCTCGTGGACATGAAAGCCGGCGAGCTGGCCCACTACTTCCCCGAAATGCGCGCCCTGCTCAACCAGTGCCGCTACCACAACTGCCAGCACCTGCACGAGCCCGGCTGCGCCGTGCGCGAAGCTGTCGACAAAGGCCGCATCGCCCTCCCCCGCTACGACAGCTACGTAAGCATGCAGCAAGCCGACGACAATCGGAAATAG
- a CDS encoding NAD(P)-dependent oxidoreductase has translation MTSSPHHQKTLLTQHNVAFLGLGNMGEAMAKNLLKAGHRLTVYNRTASKAADLEKLGATVAATPAAAVADAAFVFSMVTDDAALLELCLGPDGLVAALPAGAVHASCSTVAPDTNRRLAEAHAQHGSTLVATPVFGKPDVAAAAKLWLAASGEASARQRLAPLLEALGQGVHDFGDDPGAASTVKLCGNFMLGAAIEAMAEAFTLAQKSGLDRQQVYEFFTSTLFNTPIYKGYGKLVAERHYQPVGAAPVIIRKDMRLVLDESRTHLVPMPFANILHDHLSTTVAKGEQGDWAGFAERITDGAGL, from the coding sequence ATCACCTCATCACCTCATCACCAAAAAACACTCTTGACACAGCATAACGTAGCCTTCCTCGGCCTGGGAAATATGGGCGAGGCCATGGCCAAAAACCTTCTGAAGGCCGGGCACCGCCTCACCGTCTACAACCGCACGGCCAGCAAAGCCGCCGACCTCGAAAAGCTGGGCGCCACCGTGGCCGCCACCCCCGCCGCCGCCGTTGCCGACGCGGCCTTTGTGTTCTCCATGGTCACGGATGACGCCGCCCTACTGGAGCTGTGCCTGGGGCCCGATGGGCTGGTCGCTGCTCTGCCCGCCGGCGCCGTGCACGCCTCGTGCAGCACCGTGGCCCCCGACACCAACCGCCGCCTGGCCGAAGCCCACGCCCAGCACGGCAGCACCCTGGTAGCCACGCCCGTCTTTGGCAAGCCCGACGTGGCGGCCGCGGCCAAGCTCTGGCTGGCCGCTTCCGGTGAAGCCAGCGCCCGCCAACGCCTCGCGCCGCTGCTGGAGGCCCTCGGCCAGGGCGTCCACGATTTCGGCGACGACCCCGGCGCAGCCAGCACCGTGAAGCTCTGCGGCAACTTCATGCTGGGCGCTGCCATCGAGGCTATGGCCGAAGCCTTCACGCTGGCCCAGAAAAGCGGCCTCGACCGGCAGCAGGTGTACGAGTTCTTCACCTCCACCCTCTTCAACACGCCCATCTACAAAGGCTACGGCAAGCTGGTGGCCGAGCGCCACTACCAGCCCGTAGGCGCGGCCCCGGTCATCATCCGCAAAGACATGCGCCTGGTGCTGGATGAATCGCGCACGCACCTGGTGCCCATGCCCTTCGCCAACATCCTCCACGACCACCTCTCCACCACCGTGGCTAAAGGCGAGCAGGGCGACTGGGCCGGCTTTGCCGAGCGCATCACCGACGGCGCCGGGCTGTAA
- a CDS encoding fasciclin domain-containing protein gives MKKNLRTASLSVLSAGLLSFALASCGDNKTAETTTMTDMATTVDSTAMMTDSARMAKPEGVMVDGVAMTPDKNIVQNAVQASSVTTLVKAVQAAGLDGTLSGPGPFTVFAPTNAAFDKLPKGALDGLLKPESKDKLKGVLTYHVIAGRLLAQDLKDGQKLTTVNGQQLSVMVKDGKVMLSNGKDAPVNVATADVISSNGVTHVIDGVLLPTAE, from the coding sequence ATGAAAAAGAATCTGCGCACCGCTTCCCTGAGTGTTCTGTCGGCTGGCCTGCTCTCGTTTGCCTTGGCAAGCTGCGGCGACAACAAAACCGCCGAAACCACCACCATGACCGACATGGCCACTACTGTCGACTCCACGGCGATGATGACTGACTCGGCCCGCATGGCGAAGCCCGAAGGCGTGATGGTAGACGGCGTGGCCATGACGCCTGATAAGAACATCGTGCAGAATGCCGTGCAGGCCAGCAGCGTAACCACGCTGGTGAAGGCCGTGCAGGCCGCCGGCCTCGATGGCACGCTCAGCGGCCCCGGTCCGTTCACGGTGTTTGCCCCCACCAACGCTGCCTTCGACAAGCTGCCCAAAGGTGCGCTCGACGGCCTGCTCAAGCCCGAAAGCAAAGACAAGCTGAAAGGCGTGCTCACCTACCACGTAATTGCCGGCCGCCTGCTGGCCCAGGACCTGAAAGACGGCCAGAAACTGACCACCGTCAACGGTCAGCAGCTGTCGGTGATGGTGAAGGATGGCAAAGTGATGCTCAGCAACGGCAAAGATGCTCCAGTGAACGTGGCTACGGCCGACGTCATCTCTAGCAACGGCGTGACGCACGTTATCGACGGTGTGCTGCTGCCCACGGCAGAGTAG
- a CDS encoding peptidylprolyl isomerase, protein MKTAEIHTNKGVMKVEFYEQDAPKTVKNFTDLAQQGFYDGLKFHRVIPNFVIQGGCPNSRDGAKGMAGTGGPGYKIDCELTGDHQYHERGALSMAHAGRNTGGSQFFIVHDRQNTAHLDRNHTVFGKVVEGLDVIDQIQANDEIQKIVVTEQA, encoded by the coding sequence ATGAAGACTGCCGAAATCCACACCAACAAGGGCGTGATGAAAGTGGAGTTCTACGAACAAGATGCTCCCAAAACCGTGAAGAACTTCACCGACCTGGCCCAGCAGGGCTTCTACGACGGCCTGAAGTTTCACCGCGTCATCCCCAACTTCGTGATTCAGGGCGGCTGCCCCAACTCGCGCGATGGTGCCAAAGGCATGGCCGGCACCGGCGGCCCCGGCTACAAAATCGACTGCGAGCTGACCGGCGACCACCAGTACCACGAGCGCGGCGCCCTGAGCATGGCTCACGCCGGCCGCAACACCGGTGGCAGCCAGTTCTTCATCGTGCATGACCGCCAGAACACTGCCCACCTCGACCGCAACCACACCGTGTTCGGCAAAGTGGTAGAAGGCCTCGACGTGATTGACCAGATTCAGGCCAACGACGAGATTCAGAAAATCGTGGTAACCGAGCAAGCGTAA
- a CDS encoding sigma 54-interacting transcriptional regulator, protein MPSYDSLSADQLQQITTLGALKQAGYQPRSVKQELRDNLIKKLQSKEDVFPGIFGYEETVIPELQRAILAGHHINLLGLRGQAKTRIARLLIGLLDEYVPVVAGSELNDDPLQPLSVFAKNLIAEHGDNTPVTWMGRQDRYTEKLATPDVSVADLIGDADPIKAATLRLPYSDERVIHFGLIPRAHRGIFVINELPDLQARIQVSLFNILQEGDIQIRGFKVRLPLDLQFVFTANPEDYTNRGSIVTPLKDRIDAQIITHYPKSIEIGKRITKQEARIQDVQKGMVTTNEVIHDLVEQVAVEARASEFVDAKSGVSARLTISAYEQVVAGAERRALINGEATTYVRLGDFISAVPAVTGKVELVYEGEQEGAGIVAEKLMGKAIRTLFLNYFPDPDKAKKLKGRPSPYKTVQEWFGSGHTVDLLHDASTKDYRAVLDQVPGLRDIVTELHPNETPEHTYFLMEFLLHGLSEYSLISRNRLTAGAQFKDLLSSMFTMPSFGEDDNEDDEDEKPQRGRRR, encoded by the coding sequence ATGCCTTCTTACGATTCTCTCTCCGCCGACCAGCTCCAGCAAATCACCACCCTCGGTGCTCTGAAGCAGGCGGGCTATCAGCCGCGCTCCGTGAAACAGGAGCTGCGCGACAACCTGATCAAGAAACTCCAAAGCAAAGAGGACGTGTTTCCCGGCATCTTCGGCTACGAGGAAACCGTGATTCCCGAGCTGCAGCGCGCCATTCTGGCCGGCCACCACATCAACCTGCTGGGCTTGCGCGGCCAGGCCAAAACCCGCATTGCCCGCCTGCTCATCGGCCTGCTCGATGAGTACGTACCGGTAGTGGCCGGCTCCGAGCTCAACGACGACCCGCTGCAGCCGCTGTCGGTATTCGCTAAAAACCTGATTGCCGAGCACGGCGACAACACGCCCGTGACCTGGATGGGCCGCCAGGACCGCTACACCGAGAAGCTGGCGACCCCCGATGTATCTGTAGCCGACCTCATCGGCGACGCCGACCCCATCAAAGCGGCCACGCTGCGGTTGCCGTATTCCGATGAGCGGGTGATCCACTTCGGCCTGATTCCGCGGGCGCATCGGGGCATTTTCGTGATTAACGAGCTGCCCGACTTGCAGGCCCGCATCCAGGTGTCGCTGTTCAATATTCTGCAGGAAGGCGACATCCAGATTCGGGGCTTCAAGGTGCGGCTGCCGCTGGACCTGCAGTTTGTGTTCACGGCCAACCCCGAGGACTACACTAACCGTGGCTCTATCGTAACGCCCCTCAAGGACCGCATCGACGCCCAGATCATCACGCACTACCCGAAATCCATCGAAATCGGCAAGCGCATTACCAAGCAGGAAGCCCGCATCCAGGACGTGCAGAAAGGCATGGTAACCACCAACGAAGTGATTCATGACCTCGTGGAGCAGGTGGCCGTAGAGGCCCGCGCTTCGGAGTTCGTGGACGCCAAGTCGGGCGTGTCGGCCCGCCTCACCATCTCGGCCTACGAGCAGGTAGTGGCCGGCGCCGAGCGCCGCGCCCTCATCAACGGTGAAGCCACCACCTACGTGCGCCTCGGTGACTTCATTTCGGCAGTGCCGGCCGTGACGGGCAAGGTGGAGCTGGTGTACGAAGGCGAGCAGGAGGGAGCCGGCATCGTGGCCGAGAAGCTGATGGGCAAGGCCATCCGCACCCTGTTCCTGAACTACTTCCCTGACCCCGACAAAGCCAAGAAGCTTAAAGGCCGCCCCTCGCCCTACAAAACGGTGCAGGAGTGGTTCGGCTCAGGCCACACCGTGGATTTGCTCCACGATGCCAGCACGAAAGACTACCGCGCCGTGCTCGACCAGGTACCCGGCCTGCGCGACATCGTGACGGAGCTGCACCCCAACGAAACGCCCGAGCACACCTACTTCCTGATGGAGTTCCTGCTCCACGGCCTGAGCGAGTACAGCCTGATTTCGCGCAACCGCCTCACGGCCGGTGCCCAGTTCAAGGACCTGCTCAGCAGCATGTTCACCATGCCCAGCTTCGGCGAGGACGACAACGAGGACGACGAAGACGAGAAGCCCCAGCGCGGCCGCCGTCGGTAG
- a CDS encoding vWA domain-containing protein has translation MSAGFRFRDFVPEESTEKGFDSLFKIFMQLVTITSGDVGEALSWLNELDKQYGLTDDGYGMGDFIEDLKKKGYIDENEQEPGSFNITAKSEQTIRKSALEEIFGKLKKSGQGNHRTPHTGQGDEQSTDMREFRFGDSLDQISMTESIRNAQLNHGMDGDNFMLTEGDLEVRENEHKSQTSTVLMIDISHSMILYGEDRITPAKKVAMALAELVKQKYPKDFLDVIVFGNDAWQIEVKELPYLQVGPYHTNTVAGLELALDLLRKRKTPNKQIFMITDGKPTCLKEAGGYYKNSFGLDRKVVNKTLNLAASARRIKVPITTFMIADDPYLRRFVEEFTEVNQGKAYYSSLKGLGHMIFEDYKRNRRKNV, from the coding sequence ATGTCCGCAGGCTTTCGTTTTCGGGATTTCGTGCCCGAGGAGTCGACTGAGAAAGGCTTCGACTCCCTTTTCAAGATATTTATGCAGCTGGTCACCATTACCAGCGGCGACGTGGGCGAGGCGCTTTCCTGGCTGAACGAGCTGGATAAGCAGTACGGCCTCACCGACGACGGCTACGGCATGGGCGACTTCATCGAGGACCTCAAGAAGAAGGGCTACATCGACGAGAACGAGCAGGAGCCGGGCTCGTTCAACATCACGGCCAAAAGCGAGCAGACGATTCGTAAGTCGGCGCTGGAGGAAATCTTCGGCAAGCTCAAGAAGTCGGGGCAGGGCAACCACCGCACGCCCCACACCGGCCAGGGCGACGAGCAGAGCACCGACATGCGGGAGTTCCGCTTCGGCGACTCGCTCGACCAGATTTCCATGACCGAGAGCATCCGCAACGCCCAGCTCAACCACGGCATGGACGGCGACAACTTCATGCTGACTGAGGGCGACCTGGAAGTGCGCGAAAACGAGCACAAAAGCCAGACCAGCACCGTGCTCATGATTGACATTTCGCACTCGATGATTCTGTACGGCGAGGACCGCATCACGCCGGCCAAGAAGGTGGCAATGGCTTTGGCCGAGCTGGTGAAGCAGAAGTACCCCAAGGACTTCCTCGACGTGATTGTGTTCGGCAACGACGCCTGGCAGATTGAGGTGAAGGAGCTGCCCTACCTGCAGGTGGGCCCCTACCACACCAACACCGTGGCCGGCCTGGAGCTGGCCCTGGACCTGCTGCGCAAGCGCAAAACGCCCAACAAGCAGATCTTTATGATTACCGACGGCAAGCCCACCTGCCTGAAGGAAGCTGGCGGCTACTACAAAAACTCGTTCGGGCTCGACCGCAAAGTGGTCAACAAAACCCTGAACCTGGCCGCCTCGGCCCGCCGCATTAAAGTGCCCATCACCACCTTCATGATTGCCGACGACCCGTACCTGCGCCGCTTTGTGGAGGAATTCACGGAGGTCAACCAGGGTAAGGCGTATTACTCGTCGCTCAAAGGCCTCGGCCACATGATTTTCGAGGACTACAAGCGCAACCGCCGCAAAAACGTGTAA
- a CDS encoding DUF427 domain-containing protein, translating into MKAIWNNTVIAESDETVVVENNHYFPADSIKREFFEDSIAHTSCPWKGRASYYSLRVSGELNKDAAWYYPEPKEAAQQIKGRVAFWKGVQVQS; encoded by the coding sequence ATGAAAGCCATCTGGAACAACACCGTCATTGCCGAAAGCGACGAAACCGTGGTCGTTGAAAATAACCACTATTTCCCGGCCGATTCTATCAAACGGGAGTTTTTCGAGGACAGCATTGCGCACACTTCCTGCCCCTGGAAAGGCCGGGCCAGCTATTATTCCCTGCGCGTAAGCGGCGAGCTGAACAAAGATGCCGCCTGGTATTACCCCGAACCCAAGGAGGCAGCCCAGCAAATTAAGGGCCGGGTGGCCTTCTGGAAAGGCGTACAAGTGCAAAGCTAA
- a CDS encoding acyl-ACP desaturase, producing the protein MIATTITRGEVLQHLEPFLRENLGTFLKSVEDSWQPADYLPDSRLENFFDEVKLLRERAKGLSYDLLAVLIGDTITEEALPNYEAWFHQLDDLGRDPNNGWAQWIRGWTAEENRHGDLLNRYLYLSGRVNMREFEVSTQYLIADGFDLGTAHDPYRAFVYTSYQETATNLSHRRVGQLARKVGDDGLSKICGMIAGDENRHARVYKTFVEKIFEVDPSEMMLAFEDMMRKKIVMPAHYMREMGIEMGKTFGHFTDAAQRLGVYTSQDYTDILETLLTDWKVADVTGLTGPAEKARDYVMALPNRLRRVADRMSVPKLEYRFKWID; encoded by the coding sequence ATGATTGCCACGACCATCACCCGCGGAGAGGTTTTGCAGCACCTCGAGCCGTTTTTGCGCGAAAACCTGGGCACCTTCCTCAAAAGCGTGGAAGACAGCTGGCAGCCCGCCGACTACCTGCCCGATTCGCGTCTCGAAAACTTCTTCGATGAGGTAAAGCTGCTGCGCGAGCGTGCCAAAGGCCTCAGCTACGACCTGCTGGCCGTACTTATCGGCGACACTATCACCGAGGAAGCCCTGCCCAACTACGAAGCTTGGTTTCATCAGCTCGATGATCTGGGTCGCGACCCCAACAATGGCTGGGCCCAGTGGATCCGGGGCTGGACAGCCGAGGAAAACCGCCACGGCGACCTGCTCAACCGCTACCTCTACCTGAGCGGCCGCGTGAACATGCGCGAGTTCGAGGTCAGCACGCAGTACCTGATTGCCGACGGCTTCGACCTAGGCACCGCTCACGACCCGTACCGCGCCTTCGTGTACACCAGCTACCAGGAAACGGCCACCAACCTCTCTCACCGCCGTGTGGGCCAGCTGGCCCGCAAAGTCGGCGACGACGGCCTCTCCAAGATCTGCGGCATGATTGCCGGCGACGAAAACCGCCACGCCCGCGTCTACAAGACGTTCGTGGAGAAAATTTTCGAAGTTGATCCTTCGGAAATGATGCTGGCCTTCGAGGACATGATGCGCAAGAAGATTGTGATGCCAGCGCACTACATGCGTGAAATGGGCATCGAGATGGGCAAAACCTTCGGTCACTTCACCGACGCCGCCCAGCGCCTCGGCGTGTACACCAGCCAAGACTACACCGACATCCTCGAAACCCTGCTCACCGACTGGAAAGTAGCCGACGTAACTGGCCTCACCGGTCCTGCCGAGAAAGCCCGTGACTACGTGATGGCCCTGCCCAACCGCCTGCGCCGCGTCGCCGACCGTATGTCGGTGCCCAAGCTGGAATACCGCTTTAAGTGGATCGACTAA
- a CDS encoding glycosyltransferase family 2 protein yields MTPLVTIVALCYNHARFLRPALDSILAQTYPRLEVFLVDDGSTDDSIAVLREYAAAHPEWKTVFLPQNIGNCAAFNRAFFQSQGEFLIDFATDDILLPERVARQVARFQELDASYGMLYGNVALHTEAGEFQRLFHAPGPTGALQPAPASGWVFEDVLRRFFISAPSMMMRRATLEQLNGYDETLAYEDFDFWVRASRNWQFSYQDEILTEKRLHPRSMSAQGYRPGDPLVASTIRICHKAAALCRTAAEREALAERVRWELRQAARWGNLPEARDLYALLRELGGAGLIEHGIGAYLKVRG; encoded by the coding sequence ATGACGCCTCTGGTTACCATTGTGGCGCTTTGCTACAACCACGCCCGCTTCCTGCGGCCCGCGCTGGATTCCATTCTGGCCCAGACGTACCCGCGGCTGGAGGTGTTTCTGGTGGATGATGGCAGCACCGACGACAGCATAGCGGTGCTGCGCGAGTACGCTGCCGCGCATCCGGAGTGGAAAACGGTTTTTCTGCCCCAAAACATCGGCAATTGTGCGGCATTCAACCGGGCTTTCTTCCAGAGCCAAGGTGAGTTTCTTATCGACTTCGCCACCGACGATATCCTGCTGCCCGAGCGGGTGGCGCGGCAGGTGGCGCGGTTTCAGGAGCTGGATGCCAGCTACGGCATGCTCTACGGCAACGTGGCTCTGCACACCGAGGCCGGGGAGTTTCAGCGGCTGTTCCACGCGCCCGGTCCTACGGGTGCGCTGCAGCCGGCTCCCGCGTCGGGCTGGGTATTTGAGGACGTGCTACGCCGGTTTTTCATCAGCGCGCCGTCCATGATGATGCGGCGCGCCACGCTGGAGCAGCTCAACGGCTACGACGAAACGCTGGCCTACGAGGACTTCGATTTCTGGGTGCGGGCCTCCCGCAACTGGCAGTTCAGCTACCAGGACGAAATCCTGACCGAAAAACGCCTGCATCCGCGCTCCATGTCGGCGCAGGGCTACCGGCCCGGCGACCCGCTGGTGGCCTCCACCATCCGCATCTGCCACAAAGCCGCCGCGCTCTGCCGCACCGCCGCAGAGCGCGAAGCGCTGGCCGAGCGGGTACGCTGGGAGCTGCGCCAGGCCGCCCGCTGGGGCAACCTCCCCGAAGCCCGCGACCTGTACGCCCTACTGCGCGAGCTGGGCGGCGCCGGGCTGATTGAGCACGGAATAGGAGCGTATCTGAAGGTGAGGGGGTGA
- the corA gene encoding magnesium/cobalt transporter CorA: MEPASPTAAAPLLPPPDASTEPTPERRHSVADRADTRLAREAHVGQRPGTLTIREGSLTPRLFLISYDENSCQEREYDDYQELLAYFHGHPELRHWIDVRGYNDLELMQQIMADFELHPLQMEDVLGDYQRAKVDVFGDNRLFLVSRMTEFTQLLEIDDDQLSIFTGPNYVLTFQDDYVDCLDTVRQRIRSGFSQIKRKPPLYLAYALTDVVLDQYYPTMAAIGDYIEKLEDRILQDRPDRRVLGRILRMKKDIIRFRRFVYPEREKVAEILRMPDEIVPEEMKVYFRDCYDHAIQALDLAESYRESVTSLVELFMSNQSNRMNEVMKVLTIISSIFIPLSFVVGLYGMNFQRENPDGSINHLNMPELYEPWGYPVLLVVLVSIVAFQLVYFYRKGWLTNR, encoded by the coding sequence ATGGAACCCGCTTCTCCCACAGCCGCCGCCCCGCTGCTGCCGCCCCCCGATGCCTCCACCGAGCCCACGCCCGAGCGCCGGCATTCCGTGGCCGACCGCGCCGACACCCGCTTGGCCCGCGAGGCCCACGTGGGCCAGCGCCCGGGCACACTCACCATCCGCGAAGGCTCGCTCACGCCCCGGCTGTTTTTGATTTCCTACGACGAAAATTCCTGCCAGGAGCGCGAATACGACGACTATCAGGAGCTGCTGGCCTACTTCCACGGCCACCCCGAGCTGCGCCACTGGATTGATGTGCGCGGCTACAACGACCTGGAGCTGATGCAGCAGATTATGGCCGACTTCGAGCTGCACCCGCTGCAAATGGAAGACGTGCTGGGCGACTATCAGCGGGCCAAAGTGGACGTGTTCGGCGACAATCGCCTGTTTCTTGTGTCGCGCATGACGGAGTTCACGCAGCTGCTCGAAATCGACGACGACCAGCTCTCCATCTTCACCGGCCCCAACTACGTGCTCACGTTTCAGGACGACTACGTGGACTGCCTCGACACCGTGCGGCAGCGCATCCGGTCGGGTTTCAGCCAGATCAAGCGCAAGCCGCCGCTATACCTGGCCTACGCCCTCACCGACGTGGTGCTCGACCAGTACTACCCCACGATGGCCGCCATCGGCGACTATATTGAGAAGCTGGAAGACCGGATTCTGCAGGACCGCCCCGACCGGCGCGTGCTGGGCCGCATTCTGCGCATGAAAAAGGACATCATCCGGTTCCGGCGCTTCGTGTACCCGGAGCGCGAGAAAGTGGCCGAAATCCTGCGCATGCCCGACGAGATAGTGCCTGAAGAAATGAAGGTCTACTTCCGCGACTGCTACGACCACGCCATCCAGGCCCTGGACTTGGCCGAGAGCTACCGCGAATCGGTGACGAGCCTGGTGGAGCTATTCATGAGCAACCAGAGCAACCGCATGAACGAGGTGATGAAGGTGCTGACCATCATCAGCTCCATCTTCATCCCGCTGAGCTTCGTGGTGGGCCTCTACGGCATGAACTTCCAGCGCGAAAACCCCGACGGCAGCATCAACCACCTCAACATGCCCGAGCTCTACGAGCCCTGGGGCTACCCGGTGCTGCTGGTGGTGCTGGTGAGCATTGTGGCGTTCCAGCTGGTGTATTTCTACCGCAAAGGCTGGCTCACGAATAGGTGA
- a CDS encoding AAA family ATPase, producing the protein MNPTSTSAASWPIGLVVGKFLPFHAGHQLLLEQAAARVQDLYVLVYSNPDPATMDAETRASWIRQIYTPAGSEPGTPPRIGSTVLHVVALPVGQLPVPPNEADDHSHREFVRRWLRQQPLRPDVVFASEDYGPGFAAHIGAEYVGVDPARTTVPISGTRIREDLYGHNAFLHPVVQAHFHSPQFIRKIVLMGAESTGKSTLSKALAAAYGTVWVHEYGRTLHEEKNGATDFDDLLYIAHRHRELEDEAVPHARHFLFVDTNAATTAQFSYFYYARCAPELMALAAECRQRYFHTFLCAPDIPYEDDGWRDPEALRDFHHGMVAMQLDMLQIPYTLLTGSVEERLQQVYAVLGEPQNVLASALTTDPRKWG; encoded by the coding sequence TTGAACCCAACTTCTACTTCCGCTGCATCCTGGCCTATCGGGCTGGTGGTGGGCAAATTTCTGCCGTTTCATGCCGGGCACCAGCTGCTGCTGGAGCAGGCGGCGGCCCGCGTGCAGGACCTCTACGTGCTGGTGTACTCCAACCCCGATCCGGCCACGATGGACGCCGAAACCCGCGCCAGCTGGATCCGGCAGATTTACACGCCGGCTGGGTCCGAGCCGGGCACGCCGCCGCGCATCGGTAGCACGGTGCTGCACGTGGTGGCCCTGCCGGTGGGCCAGCTGCCCGTGCCGCCCAACGAGGCCGACGACCACTCGCACCGCGAGTTTGTGCGGCGCTGGCTGCGGCAGCAGCCCCTGCGGCCCGATGTGGTATTTGCCTCCGAAGACTACGGCCCCGGCTTCGCAGCGCACATCGGCGCTGAGTACGTGGGGGTAGATCCGGCCCGCACAACGGTGCCTATTTCCGGCACCCGGATTCGCGAAGACCTGTACGGGCACAATGCCTTCCTGCATCCGGTGGTGCAGGCGCACTTTCACTCGCCCCAGTTTATCCGCAAGATTGTGCTGATGGGGGCCGAAAGCACTGGCAAATCCACGCTCAGCAAGGCGCTGGCCGCGGCCTACGGCACCGTGTGGGTGCACGAGTACGGCCGCACGCTGCACGAGGAAAAGAACGGCGCCACCGACTTCGACGACCTGCTCTACATTGCGCACCGCCACCGCGAGCTGGAAGACGAGGCCGTGCCGCACGCCCGCCACTTCCTGTTCGTGGACACCAACGCGGCCACCACGGCGCAGTTCTCCTACTTCTACTATGCCCGCTGCGCGCCCGAACTGATGGCGCTGGCCGCCGAATGCCGGCAGCGTTACTTCCACACCTTCCTCTGCGCCCCCGACATTCCGTACGAAGATGACGGCTGGCGCGACCCGGAAGCCCTGCGCGACTTCCACCACGGCATGGTGGCCATGCAGCTCGACATGCTGCAAATCCCCTACACGCTGCTCACGGGCTCCGTGGAGGAGCGCCTGCAGCAGGTCTACGCCGTGCTCGGCGAGCCGCAGAACGTGCTGGCCTCCGCCCTCACCACCGACCCGCGCAAGTGGGGGTAG